A region from the Plasmodium berghei ANKA genome assembly, chromosome: 9 genome encodes:
- a CDS encoding AAA family ATPase, putative: MNINEEKRIPLCCEICIKNEKDVSNEIIKVAAHKWLFSLGITITLGRHDPNKIMCEKLSNYCEYIVIEPAVPIKIVKEYNENCENNIYGTLYTTHYSVYETNSHININDNKKDIDNINILNSYEKKNYENTYNDNNLKLKKQNTSNGFNTSNLVSSLATTQSIAYSFPMVNDIKNKDNIKYSSNLLFTVPIIGEKSISSMEEDPIILPNFCCVVNVVTYYKNDDFMEEQFNEPSENEDEEKKNIPIYAQYILPHPRFHKLWDSLYYEENIKRDLLEYVSALMLFASKKIDCNLINYNHLVLLYGPPGTGKTSLCKALANKICIRLSNMYTTGILIELNAHTLFSKWFSESGKQVLKLFNKIKKIINEYEENDVFICLLIDEVESLSADRKKSMDGTEPSDSIRVVNTLLTQIDSLKYYNNTLLLTTSNISEMIDDAFIDRADLKQFIGLPNEECRYEIYKDCIGELIEKGIINYCSKIPSYQRITKLLKNEKEKSKDEYVCGSKLMECAKMSNGFSGRCLRRIPFQAYAYFCQATLRFYNSTNNNECNVLISLNDFLLALHKAVQKELMCKDILLEQKNK, translated from the exons atgaatattaatgaagaaaaaagaatTCCGTTATGTTGTGAAATttgcataaaaaatgaaaaagatgtatcaaatgaaataataaaagtagCAGCACACAAATGGCTGTTTTCGCTCGGAATAACAATAACTTTAGGTCGTCATGATCCAAATAAAATCATGTGTGAAAAATTAAGTAATTATTGTGAATATATAGTTATTGAGCCAGCTGTAcctataaaaattgtaaaggAATATAACGAAAattgtgaaaataatatttatggGACCTTATACACTACACATTACTCAGTTTATGAAACCAATtcacatataaatataaatgataataaaaaagatatagacaatataaatatattaaattcttatgaaaaaaaaaattatgaaaatacatataatgataataatttaaagttaaaaaaacaaaatactTCAAATGGATTTAATACGAGCAATTTAGTTAGTTCTCTTGCTACAACGCAAAGTATTGCCTATTCATTTCCTATGgttaatgatataaaaaataaagacaacataaaatattcgtctaatttattattcacTGTACCTATTATAGGGGAAAAATCAATATCTTCCATGGAAGAAGATCCAATAATTTTGCCGAATTTTTGTTGTGTAGTAAATGTAGttacatattataaaaatgatgatttTATGGAAGAACAATTTAATGAGCCAAGTGAAAATgaagatgaagaaaaaaaaaatattccaaTTTATGctcaatatatattaccaCATCCACGTTTTCATAAATTATGGGACAGTTTATActatgaagaaaatataaaaagagaTTTACTCGAATATGTATCCGCTTTAATGTTATTTgcatcaaaaaaaattgattgCAATTTAATCAATTATAATCATCTAGTTTTGTTATATGGGCCTCCAGGCACAGGGAAAACATCTTTGTGCAAAGCCTTAGccaataaaatatgcattCGTTTATCTAATATGTACACAACAG GAATCTTGATAGAACTAAATGCTCACACacttttttcaaaatgGTTTAGCGAATCTGGGAAGCAagtattaaaattatttaataaaattaaaaaaattattaatgaaTATGAGGAAAACGATGTTTTTATATGCTTATTAATTGATGAAGTCGAAAGCTTATCAGCCGATAGAAAAAAATCTATGGATGGGACAGAACCTTCAGATAGTATAAGGGTTGTTAATACATTATTAACACAAATAGattctttaaaatattataataatactttATTGCTAACTACATCTAACATATCAG AAATGATTGACGACGCTTTCATTGACAGAGCTGATTTGAAGCAATTCATTGGATTACCAAATGAAGAGTGTCGATATGAAATTTACAAGGACTGTATAGGCGAATTA ATCGAGAAAGGAATAATTAACTATTGCTCCAAAATCCCAAGTTATCAAAGAATTACGAAATTGTTAAAA AATGAGAAGGAAAAATCCAAAGACGAATATGT atGTGGGAGTAAATTGATGGAGTGTGCTAAAATGAGCAATGGATTTAGTGGACGATGCTTAAGAAGGATTCCATTTCAAGCTTATGCTTATTTTTGCCAAGCt acCTTGCGCTTTTACAATTcgacaaataataatgagtGCAATGTCTTAATTTCTTTGAACGATTTTTTGTTGGCACTTCACAAGGCTGTCCAAAAGGAACTTATGTGTAAAGATATATTACttgaacaaaaaaataaatga